From Nitrospirae bacterium CG2_30_53_67, the proteins below share one genomic window:
- a CDS encoding lipoyl synthase, translating into MPRKRLPEWVRKRRGDPDSIRRIKRMLRGMNLHTVCESALCPNLGECFSRNTATFMILGNRCTRRCAFCAVEHEQPLPLDHGEPERVAAAAKEMGLKHVVVTSVTRDDLPDGGSAQFAETIRCLRAGIPDATIEALTPDFQGNQEAIRCAAEAGPDIYNHNIETAPRLYPTVRSSADYRRSLDLIRRVKLYRQDLSTKSGIMVGLGETGDEVVAVMRDLRDMECDLLTVGQYLQPGKANLPVAEYIPEERFAEYERIGYELGFRQVMSGPLVRSSYHADAAIGLIS; encoded by the coding sequence ATGCCCAGGAAAAGGCTTCCGGAGTGGGTGAGGAAGCGGAGGGGGGATCCGGATTCGATCCGCAGGATCAAGCGGATGCTTCGTGGGATGAATCTGCATACGGTTTGTGAATCGGCCCTATGTCCGAATCTGGGGGAGTGTTTCTCCAGGAATACGGCCACCTTTATGATTCTCGGAAACCGCTGCACGAGGAGATGCGCCTTCTGCGCCGTGGAACATGAACAGCCCTTGCCTTTGGATCACGGGGAGCCGGAGAGGGTTGCGGCGGCGGCAAAGGAGATGGGACTCAAGCATGTCGTGGTTACCTCGGTGACGCGGGATGATCTTCCCGACGGCGGAAGCGCTCAGTTTGCAGAGACCATCCGTTGTTTGCGTGCCGGAATCCCTGATGCGACCATTGAAGCGCTGACACCGGATTTTCAGGGGAATCAGGAAGCGATCCGCTGCGCGGCCGAGGCCGGGCCGGACATCTACAACCACAACATCGAGACGGCGCCGAGGCTCTATCCTACGGTCAGAAGCTCGGCCGATTACCGGCGCTCCCTGGATCTCATACGCCGGGTCAAGTTGTACAGGCAGGATCTCTCGACCAAGTCAGGGATCATGGTCGGACTGGGTGAGACCGGAGACGAGGTGGTTGCCGTCATGCGGGATTTAAGGGACATGGAATGTGATCTGCTGACCGTGGGCCAGTACCTCCAACCCGGGAAGGCAAACCTTCCGGTGGCGGAATATATTCCTGAAGAACGGTTTGCCGAATATGAACGGATCGGTTATGAGCTTGGTTTCCGTCAGGTGATGTCCGGCCCGTTGGTTAGAAGTTCCTATCATGCAGATGCTGCAATAGGTTTGATATCATAA
- a CDS encoding threonine synthase → MTTWRGIIEEYREFLPVTDKTPVVTLLEGNTPLVRTKRLAEAIHPDLAIYLKFEGANPTGSFKDRGMAMAISKAVEQGSKAVICASTGNTSASAAAYAARVGIRAFVLIPEGKIALGKLAQAMMHGARVLQVKGNFDQALKIVREVSDRYPVTLVNSINPYRIEGQTTAAYEVCDRLERAPDFHALPVGNAGNITAYWKGYRRYKDAGKIDRLPRMIGFQAAGAAPIVLGHPVEKPETVATAIRIGNPASWKYAEEAARDSGGKIDMVTDEEILGAYRMIASLEGVFCEPASAASVAGVIKRSEAGGFQEGDTIVCTLTGHGLKDPDTAISVSEKPVTVHADLDEVIRALGYK, encoded by the coding sequence GTGACGACGTGGCGAGGAATCATTGAGGAGTATCGAGAGTTTCTTCCAGTAACGGACAAGACGCCGGTCGTGACCCTTCTCGAAGGGAACACCCCTTTGGTTCGGACGAAACGTCTGGCGGAGGCGATTCATCCGGACCTCGCGATCTATTTGAAGTTTGAGGGGGCCAATCCTACGGGCTCCTTCAAGGACCGGGGCATGGCCATGGCGATTTCCAAGGCCGTGGAGCAGGGATCCAAAGCCGTGATCTGCGCCTCCACAGGCAACACCTCGGCCTCGGCGGCGGCCTATGCCGCGCGGGTCGGGATCCGGGCCTTTGTCCTGATCCCGGAGGGGAAGATCGCCTTAGGTAAACTCGCCCAGGCCATGATGCACGGGGCCAGGGTGCTTCAGGTCAAAGGGAATTTTGATCAGGCCTTGAAGATCGTCCGGGAGGTTTCGGATAGGTATCCGGTCACGCTGGTCAACTCCATCAATCCGTACCGGATCGAGGGACAGACCACGGCCGCATACGAGGTCTGCGACCGGCTGGAACGCGCGCCGGATTTCCATGCCCTCCCTGTGGGGAACGCGGGAAACATCACGGCCTACTGGAAAGGATACAGGCGTTACAAGGACGCGGGGAAGATTGACCGCCTGCCGAGGATGATCGGATTCCAGGCCGCAGGGGCCGCGCCCATCGTCCTCGGACATCCGGTTGAAAAACCTGAGACCGTGGCCACGGCCATTCGGATCGGGAACCCTGCATCCTGGAAATATGCGGAAGAGGCGGCCAGGGATTCCGGGGGGAAGATTGATATGGTGACCGATGAAGAGATCCTGGGGGCGTACCGGATGATCGCCTCGCTTGAGGGGGTCTTCTGTGAGCCGGCCTCAGCCGCCTCGGTGGCCGGTGTGATCAAGCGGAGCGAAGCCGGCGGATTTCAGGAGGGGGACACCATCGTCTGCACCCTGACCGGGCACGGCCTCAAGGACCCGGATACGGCGATCTCGGTTTCGGAAAAACCGGTCACGGTCCACGCGGACCTGGATGAGGTGATACGAGCCCTCGGATATAAATAA
- a CDS encoding homoserine dehydrogenase — translation MKKIYVGLFGLGTIGTGLVRVLEQNRDVIRRRLGAKIEIKKIVDLDITSDRGVKIEPHILSTRAEDILNDPEIRIVVELIGGTDAALRIVRQALSAGKHVVTANKALLAVHGEELFTLASEKGVKIGFEASVGGGIPIIRILKEGLAANRIESIYGIVNGTANYILTEMTDKGSEFGAVLKEAMSQGYAEADPTYDIKGTDSAHKLAILASLAFGSPIPLDRVYTEGISKITPVDIEYARGFGYKIKLLGITKISGGEVEARVHPTMIPEDTLLAQVDGVLNAIYVNGDAVGPTLYYGRGAGSLPTASSVLGDVIEISRDIIHGGTARVPLCAFLNQERRPLPIRNMDDVMSRYFLRFTTADQPGVLSKISGILASHGISIASVIQKGRKSDRPVPIVMVTHKAREKDVFDALSETDVLNIVSAKTVLIRIEDGEETVDPVGG, via the coding sequence ATGAAAAAGATTTACGTGGGACTTTTCGGTCTCGGAACCATCGGGACCGGCCTGGTCAGGGTGCTTGAACAGAACCGGGATGTGATCCGCCGGAGACTGGGCGCGAAGATCGAGATCAAGAAGATCGTGGATCTCGACATCACGTCGGACCGAGGCGTCAAGATCGAACCGCATATCCTTTCCACCAGGGCCGAGGATATCCTGAATGATCCTGAGATCCGGATCGTGGTCGAGTTGATCGGCGGGACCGATGCGGCGCTCAGAATCGTGAGGCAGGCCCTTTCCGCGGGCAAGCACGTGGTCACGGCCAACAAGGCCCTCCTCGCGGTCCATGGCGAGGAACTTTTTACCCTTGCTTCTGAAAAGGGGGTCAAGATCGGTTTTGAGGCCAGCGTGGGGGGCGGGATCCCGATCATCCGAATTCTCAAGGAAGGACTCGCGGCCAACCGGATCGAGTCCATCTACGGCATTGTGAACGGCACGGCCAATTACATCCTGACCGAGATGACCGACAAGGGGTCCGAGTTCGGGGCCGTGCTCAAGGAGGCGATGAGCCAGGGATATGCCGAAGCGGATCCCACCTATGATATTAAAGGAACCGATTCTGCGCATAAACTGGCCATCCTGGCTTCGCTTGCCTTCGGGTCGCCCATCCCCCTCGACCGGGTCTATACCGAAGGGATATCCAAGATCACGCCTGTGGACATCGAGTATGCCCGAGGGTTCGGGTACAAGATCAAACTCCTCGGGATCACCAAGATCTCCGGCGGGGAGGTGGAGGCCCGCGTGCACCCGACTATGATTCCTGAGGATACCCTCCTGGCGCAGGTGGACGGCGTGTTGAATGCGATCTATGTGAACGGGGACGCGGTCGGGCCTACGCTTTATTACGGGAGAGGCGCAGGCTCGCTCCCTACGGCCAGTTCGGTGCTGGGGGACGTGATCGAGATCAGCCGTGATATCATCCACGGAGGGACGGCACGCGTCCCTTTATGCGCCTTTCTCAATCAAGAACGCCGTCCCCTCCCGATCCGGAACATGGATGACGTCATGTCCAGATATTTCCTCCGGTTCACCACAGCGGACCAGCCAGGGGTATTATCGAAGATTTCAGGCATCCTGGCCTCGCACGGGATCAGCATTGCCTCGGTGATTCAGAAGGGAAGAAAGTCGGACCGCCCGGTCCCCATCGTCATGGTGACCCACAAAGCCAGGGAGAAAGACGTCTTTGATGCGCTTTCCGAGACCGACGTGCTGAATATTGTTTCGGCGAAGACGGTACTGATTCGGATTGAAGACGGGGAAGAGACAGTAGACCCCGTCGGAGGATAA
- a CDS encoding cofactor-independent phosphoglycerate mutase — MRYIVLLGDGMADLPIPELGGKTPLQAANTSNMDRLARGGEIGLVKTIPDGFLPGSDVANLAVFGYDPAKYFTGRAPLEAASMGVDLGPDDVAFRCNLVTIEDAVMVDFSAGHISSEEAAVLIRDINQALSDDRVSFHPGVSYRHLMVWRKGKSATLCTPPHDITGRPISDYLPFQDGSEMLKDLMLRSQNLLKDHPVNRKRGEAGKRPANSIWLWGQGRRPSLPAFKEKYGLSGSVISAVDLVKGIGIYAGLKPIRVPGATGYLDTNYRGKALAAVKALENGSFVYLHVEAPDEAGHMGNIEEKVRAIEAFDEQVVGTVLSGLQKFDSFRVLLLPDHPTPISIRTHSREMSPYVIYDSRKVKETGQVYDEISARQSGRVVNPGYQIMDRLIRGD; from the coding sequence ATGAGGTATATTGTTCTGTTGGGCGATGGGATGGCGGATCTCCCGATTCCTGAATTGGGAGGGAAGACCCCCTTGCAGGCGGCGAACACCTCGAATATGGACCGGCTCGCCCGAGGGGGCGAGATCGGCCTGGTCAAGACGATTCCGGATGGTTTTCTCCCGGGGAGCGACGTGGCGAACTTAGCGGTTTTCGGCTATGACCCTGCAAAATATTTTACCGGCCGGGCGCCCCTGGAGGCTGCAAGCATGGGGGTGGATCTCGGTCCGGACGATGTGGCCTTCCGGTGCAATCTGGTGACCATCGAGGATGCGGTCATGGTTGATTTCAGCGCGGGGCACATCAGCAGTGAGGAGGCCGCTGTTCTGATCCGGGATATCAACCAGGCCCTGTCGGATGACCGGGTCTCGTTCCATCCGGGTGTGAGTTACCGCCATCTCATGGTCTGGAGGAAGGGGAAGTCCGCCACCCTCTGCACGCCTCCGCATGACATCACCGGCAGGCCGATATCGGATTATCTTCCGTTCCAGGACGGATCTGAAATGCTCAAGGATCTCATGCTCCGTTCCCAGAACCTGTTAAAAGACCATCCGGTGAACCGCAAGCGGGGAGAAGCGGGGAAACGCCCCGCCAATTCCATCTGGCTATGGGGACAGGGGAGGCGGCCGAGCCTGCCCGCATTTAAGGAAAAGTACGGTCTCAGCGGTTCGGTGATCTCTGCCGTGGACCTGGTCAAGGGGATCGGGATCTATGCGGGACTGAAACCAATCCGGGTTCCAGGGGCCACCGGGTATCTGGATACCAATTACCGGGGCAAGGCTTTGGCGGCCGTTAAGGCCCTTGAGAACGGCTCGTTTGTCTATCTCCACGTGGAGGCGCCGGATGAAGCAGGCCACATGGGAAACATAGAGGAGAAGGTCAGGGCCATTGAAGCGTTCGATGAGCAGGTGGTCGGGACGGTGCTTTCGGGTTTGCAGAAGTTCGATTCATTCAGGGTCCTCCTGCTGCCGGATCATCCCACGCCGATCTCGATCCGGACGCACAGCAGAGAGATGTCTCCTTACGTGATCTATGACAGCCGGAAGGTCAAGGAGACCGGACAGGTCTACGATGAGATCTCTGCGAGGCAATCCGGCCGGGTGGTCAATCCCGGTTACCAGATCATGGACCGGCTGATCAGGGGAGATTAG
- a CDS encoding alanine transaminase produces the protein MDFVFRRIERMPPYVFAIVNDLKMKARRRGEDIIDLGMGNPDQGTPKHIVDKLIEAARNPKNHRYSASKGIPKLRSAITDWYQEKYNVEPDPESEAIATIGSKEGMSHLALALFGPGDTVLVPNPTYPIHAYSVIIANGDVRHVPLMPDTDFFEELRKAYVQAWPRPKAMIISFPHNPTTQVVDLGFFEKIVAFAKENSVIVIHDLAYAELVFDGYTAPSFLQVPGAMDVGVEFVSLSKSYNMPGWRVGFAVGNSRIIGALTRMKSYLDYGMFQPIQIAAIIALKGPQDCVQEIVELYRSRRDTLCDGLNRIGWEMEKPKATMFVWARIPEKYRAMGSLEFSKLLLEKAKVAVSPGVGFGEYGDEYVRFALVENEHRTRQAVKGIRTLF, from the coding sequence ATGGATTTTGTTTTTCGCAGAATTGAACGGATGCCTCCCTATGTCTTCGCCATCGTGAATGATCTGAAGATGAAGGCACGGCGCCGAGGGGAAGACATCATTGATCTCGGGATGGGGAACCCGGACCAGGGGACGCCGAAACATATCGTGGACAAGCTGATCGAAGCGGCCCGGAACCCCAAGAACCACCGATATTCCGCTTCCAAAGGGATCCCTAAGCTCCGGTCGGCCATTACCGACTGGTATCAGGAGAAGTATAACGTAGAACCGGATCCGGAAAGCGAGGCCATCGCCACCATCGGCTCCAAGGAAGGGATGTCGCACCTTGCCCTGGCCCTGTTCGGTCCCGGGGATACGGTCCTGGTCCCCAACCCGACCTATCCGATCCATGCATACAGCGTGATCATCGCCAACGGGGATGTGCGCCATGTGCCCCTGATGCCGGATACGGATTTTTTCGAAGAGCTGCGCAAGGCCTACGTGCAGGCCTGGCCGAGGCCCAAGGCCATGATCATCAGTTTTCCGCACAACCCGACCACGCAGGTGGTGGATCTCGGCTTCTTCGAAAAGATCGTCGCCTTTGCCAAGGAAAACAGCGTGATCGTGATTCATGATCTGGCCTATGCCGAGCTCGTCTTCGACGGTTATACCGCGCCGAGCTTTCTGCAGGTCCCCGGGGCCATGGATGTGGGCGTTGAGTTTGTCAGCCTTTCGAAGAGCTATAATATGCCGGGCTGGCGCGTGGGATTTGCCGTAGGGAACAGCAGGATCATCGGCGCCCTGACCCGGATGAAGAGTTACCTGGATTACGGGATGTTCCAGCCGATCCAGATCGCAGCCATCATCGCGCTCAAGGGCCCGCAGGATTGTGTGCAGGAGATCGTGGAGCTCTACCGGTCGAGAAGAGACACCCTCTGTGACGGTTTGAACCGGATCGGCTGGGAGATGGAAAAACCCAAGGCGACCATGTTTGTCTGGGCCCGCATTCCCGAAAAATACAGGGCCATGGGGTCGCTCGAGTTTTCCAAGCTCCTTCTGGAAAAGGCCAAGGTCGCGGTCTCGCCGGGCGTTGGGTTCGGTGAGTATGGAGATGAGTATGTCCGGTTCGCTCTGGTGGAAAACGAACACCGGACAAGGCAGGCGGTCAAGGGGATACGGACATTGTTTTGA